A genomic segment from Sorangium aterium encodes:
- the recR gene encoding recombination mediator RecR translates to MTALRSPASLPGSSKVPNGDRGAPSAGFRSAPGGLPGRLSRVAQLLARLPGVGEKTAQRFALFLVTAGEDTARDLGGELVELCDHIRPCIRCGHIAELDDDGRALCAICLDTRRDGALLCVVARVQDLLAIERSGAMRGRYFVLGRLLSPLEGVGAEELPLEALRARVRDPEQPVREVLVATPPSVDGEATALLLARELGAMGIQVTRIASGVPHGGDLEFADQVTLGRAIEGRKSFG, encoded by the coding sequence TTGACGGCGTTGCGTTCCCCGGCGTCGCTCCCCGGCTCCTCGAAGGTCCCGAACGGCGACCGGGGCGCGCCCTCGGCCGGCTTCCGAAGCGCGCCCGGCGGCCTGCCCGGCCGGCTGTCGCGGGTCGCCCAGCTGCTCGCCCGCCTGCCGGGCGTCGGCGAGAAGACGGCACAGCGCTTCGCCCTCTTCCTCGTGACCGCCGGAGAGGACACCGCGCGCGACCTGGGCGGCGAGCTCGTCGAGCTCTGCGATCACATCAGGCCGTGCATCCGGTGCGGCCATATCGCCGAGCTCGACGACGACGGCCGGGCGCTCTGCGCCATTTGCCTGGATACGCGGCGCGACGGCGCGCTCCTGTGCGTTGTCGCGCGCGTCCAGGACCTCCTGGCGATCGAGCGGAGCGGGGCGATGCGCGGGCGGTATTTCGTGCTCGGCCGGCTCCTCTCGCCGCTCGAGGGGGTCGGCGCTGAGGAGCTGCCGCTCGAGGCGCTCCGGGCGCGCGTGCGCGATCCCGAGCAGCCGGTGAGGGAAGTGCTGGTCGCCACCCCGCCTTCCGTCGATGGAGAGGCGACCGCGCTCCTGCTCGCGCGGGAGCTCGGCGCGATGGGGATCCAGGTCACGCGGATCGCCAGCGGCGTGCCGCACGGGGGAGATCTGGAGTTCGCCGACCAGGTGACGCTGGGGCGAGCCATCGAAGGCCGGAAGAGCTTCGGCTAG
- a CDS encoding YbaB/EbfC family nucleoid-associated protein has translation MQFRGGMNELVRQAARVQRKIDQVKGELKDREVSATAAGDKVTVVVSCEGKLRRIEVDPAFLASEGLEMALDAIVAASNSALDAADKLVETEITKVTGGVKLPGMHT, from the coding sequence ATGCAATTTCGCGGCGGAATGAACGAGCTGGTTCGCCAGGCGGCGCGCGTGCAGCGCAAGATCGACCAGGTGAAGGGCGAGCTGAAGGACCGCGAGGTGAGCGCGACCGCCGCCGGCGACAAGGTCACCGTCGTGGTCTCCTGCGAGGGCAAGCTGCGCCGGATCGAGGTCGACCCCGCCTTCCTCGCGAGCGAGGGCCTGGAGATGGCGCTCGACGCCATCGTGGCCGCATCGAACTCGGCGCTCGACGCGGCCGACAAGCTCGTCGAGACCGAGATCACCAAGGTGACCGGCGGCGTCAAGCTCCCCGGCATGCATACTTGA
- the dnaX gene encoding DNA polymerase III subunit gamma/tau, giving the protein MSYVVLARKWRPQSFEDLVGQEHVSTTLANAIARDRVAHAFLFTGVRGVGKTTSARILAKALNCVRGPTATPCQTCAPCAEITIGADVDVQEIDGASYNGVDEVRKLQESLPYRPARDRFKIFIVDEVHMLSNAAWNAFLKTLEEPPPHVKFIFATTEVHKVPVTILSRCQRYDFKLIGAQAIAARLRWVLDQEKIPADDPALSALAREAAGSMRDAMSLLDQVIAWVGTSGDRITAEGVAKVLGVADRVVLHRLAGALVDGDPAACVRIVGELAQEGYDLPHVARDFLAHLRDLVVAKVCEDPAPLLDLADEEIADTRALAARADADDLTRLHQGFSRAFDDIARSGQPRASFEMALVRLARRPPLLPIDELLRRLGDLERRLNGGGGGGGGGGGAPERGPQRPGAPSGGAAAPRRGAASAEAAAEDARASGAAAAGVARANDAPALNGAAAANGVVRANGAAATGAPANGVAFASGAAGAGAAGRPTGAAPANGVAAVNGAAAVNGVARANGAAAAYGAPGGSGVARAHGGMAANGAVAASGTSAANVVPFVNGAPGVHGAATSFASGGAAPAFAKAPPYASSAAAPAYRADSAPPPSPRGALYSVPQSAPPFVAPSFAPRSSAPPSAQTPAPASSVPPSAQGPAPASSAPPPPAMNAEDLATWRAVIAAVRVQRPALASVLEHAAVLELTPTRVALGYEANSFLAGQATEPVSRELLARVLGTHFGGPTELVFETITRGSAGPSLAQVETAERKARIDAAKRAVADHPLVTAAIELLGAELKDVRLAQDFAEG; this is encoded by the coding sequence ATGAGCTACGTCGTCCTCGCGCGGAAATGGCGCCCGCAGTCCTTCGAGGATCTCGTCGGACAGGAGCACGTCTCCACGACGCTCGCCAACGCCATCGCGCGGGATCGCGTCGCCCACGCGTTCCTCTTCACGGGCGTCCGCGGGGTCGGCAAGACGACGAGCGCCCGCATCCTCGCGAAGGCGCTGAACTGCGTCCGCGGCCCGACGGCGACGCCCTGCCAGACGTGCGCGCCGTGCGCCGAGATCACGATCGGCGCGGACGTCGACGTCCAGGAGATCGACGGCGCGAGCTACAACGGCGTCGACGAGGTGCGCAAGCTCCAGGAGAGCCTGCCGTACCGGCCGGCGCGCGACCGGTTCAAGATCTTTATCGTGGACGAGGTCCACATGCTCTCGAACGCGGCGTGGAACGCGTTCTTGAAGACGCTCGAGGAGCCGCCGCCGCACGTGAAGTTCATCTTCGCGACGACGGAGGTGCACAAGGTCCCGGTCACGATCCTGAGCCGGTGCCAGCGCTACGACTTCAAGCTCATCGGGGCGCAGGCGATCGCGGCGCGGCTCCGCTGGGTGCTCGATCAGGAGAAGATCCCCGCCGACGACCCGGCGCTCAGCGCGCTCGCGCGGGAGGCGGCGGGGAGCATGCGCGACGCGATGAGCCTGCTCGATCAGGTGATCGCGTGGGTGGGGACGAGCGGCGATCGCATCACGGCCGAGGGGGTGGCGAAGGTGCTCGGCGTCGCCGACCGCGTCGTGCTGCACCGGCTCGCGGGCGCGCTCGTGGACGGCGACCCGGCGGCTTGCGTGCGCATCGTCGGCGAGCTCGCGCAGGAGGGGTACGATCTGCCCCACGTGGCCCGCGATTTCCTCGCGCACCTGCGCGATCTCGTGGTGGCCAAGGTCTGCGAGGATCCGGCGCCGCTCCTGGATCTCGCGGACGAGGAGATCGCCGACACGCGCGCGCTCGCGGCGCGGGCGGACGCGGACGACCTCACGCGGCTGCACCAGGGCTTCTCGCGTGCGTTCGACGACATCGCCCGGAGCGGCCAGCCGCGCGCCTCGTTCGAGATGGCGCTCGTCCGGCTCGCCCGGAGGCCGCCGCTCCTGCCGATCGACGAGCTGCTGCGCCGCCTTGGCGATCTCGAGCGGCGCCTGAACGGCGGAGGCGGCGGCGGGGGTGGTGGTGGCGGCGCGCCGGAGCGCGGGCCGCAGCGGCCTGGAGCGCCCTCCGGCGGAGCGGCTGCGCCCCGGCGCGGGGCGGCTTCGGCCGAGGCTGCGGCGGAGGACGCGCGCGCGTCCGGCGCGGCGGCGGCAGGCGTGGCGAGGGCGAACGACGCGCCGGCGTTGAACGGCGCGGCGGCGGCGAACGGCGTGGTGAGAGCGAACGGCGCGGCCGCCACCGGCGCACCGGCGAACGGCGTCGCCTTTGCGAGCGGCGCAGCGGGCGCGGGCGCGGCGGGGAGACCGACCGGCGCGGCGCCGGCGAATGGCGTGGCGGCGGTGAACGGCGCGGCGGCGGTGAACGGCGTGGCGAGGGCGAACGGTGCGGCGGCTGCCTATGGCGCGCCGGGCGGGAGCGGGGTGGCGCGAGCGCACGGCGGCATGGCGGCGAACGGCGCTGTCGCGGCGAGCGGCACGTCGGCTGCCAACGTCGTCCCCTTCGTGAACGGCGCGCCGGGCGTGCACGGCGCCGCGACCAGCTTCGCGAGCGGCGGCGCCGCGCCGGCCTTCGCGAAGGCGCCGCCGTACGCGAGCAGCGCAGCCGCGCCCGCGTACCGCGCCGACAGCGCTCCGCCACCCTCCCCGCGCGGCGCGTTGTACTCCGTTCCGCAGAGCGCGCCGCCGTTCGTGGCGCCCAGCTTTGCGCCGAGGTCGAGCGCGCCGCCCTCGGCGCAGACCCCGGCGCCGGCGTCGAGCGTGCCGCCCTCGGCGCAGGGCCCGGCGCCAGCGTCGAGCGCGCCGCCGCCGCCTGCGATGAACGCCGAGGACCTCGCCACCTGGCGCGCGGTGATCGCCGCGGTCAGGGTGCAGCGGCCGGCGCTCGCCTCCGTCCTCGAGCACGCGGCGGTGCTGGAGCTCACGCCGACCCGCGTCGCCCTCGGCTACGAGGCGAACTCGTTCCTGGCCGGCCAGGCCACCGAGCCGGTGTCCCGCGAGCTGCTCGCCCGCGTCCTCGGCACCCACTTCGGCGGCCCCACCGAGCTGGTCTTCGAGACGATCACCCGCGGCAGCGCCGGCCCGTCGCTCGCCCAGGTCGAGACCGCCGAGCGCAAGGCCCGCATCGATGCCGCCAAGCGCGCCGTGGCCGATCACCCGCTCGTCACGGCCGCGATCGAGCTGCTCGGCGCGGAGCTCAAGGACGTGCGGCTCGCTCAGGACTTCGCGGAGGGGTGA
- a CDS encoding Uma2 family endonuclease, protein MVAAAHMPLPSSTAPAGEQRFVLHGVPWQTYVRLRDELDTPGLRMTFCEGTLELMSPSTEHEVAKTTIARLIELFALERDVPLYGYGSTTFRREAKSRGLEPDECYCVGSTLKEFPEFAIEVVLTSGGIDKLPVYSGLGVREVWFWERDAFHIHALRGEQYEPIAASELIPDLDLVALARFVRWPDQHEAVKAFRSWLRNGG, encoded by the coding sequence ATGGTAGCCGCCGCGCACATGCCGCTTCCGTCCTCGACCGCTCCTGCGGGGGAGCAGCGGTTTGTGCTCCACGGCGTTCCCTGGCAGACCTACGTGAGGCTGCGGGACGAGCTCGACACCCCCGGCCTGCGGATGACCTTCTGCGAGGGAACGCTGGAGCTGATGAGCCCGTCGACCGAACACGAAGTGGCGAAGACGACCATCGCCCGCCTCATCGAGCTCTTCGCGCTGGAGCGGGACGTTCCTCTCTACGGCTACGGCTCGACCACGTTCCGGCGCGAGGCCAAGTCACGCGGCCTCGAGCCCGACGAGTGCTACTGCGTTGGCAGCACGCTGAAGGAATTCCCCGAGTTCGCGATCGAGGTGGTGTTGACGAGCGGCGGGATCGACAAGCTGCCTGTGTATAGCGGGCTCGGAGTCCGCGAAGTCTGGTTCTGGGAGCGCGACGCATTCCACATTCATGCATTGCGCGGTGAGCAATACGAGCCCATCGCGGCCAGCGAGCTCATTCCGGATCTGGATCTCGTCGCGCTCGCGCGCTTCGTGCGCTGGCCGGATCAACACGAGGCGGTCAAGGCGTTCCGCAGCTGGCTGCGAAACGGAGGCTGA
- a CDS encoding ATP-binding protein: MSKPLFVATGAYSCGKTTTLRHLASTRGYRIHGEAHRRVLDELGARTHGHAPDAPFRPIDTPEHLCPMCRKREFAARVLETQKAIEADAREGDWLERGYLDPVEYYLRTSGEAEYPWPEGEPAFERYALVFLFAVMPELQEPRWGKSREARAAEAERINRRLGALYRAAGFEVIDVAPGTVEERAEFLASRARLIERAILRASPW, encoded by the coding sequence ATGAGCAAACCTCTCTTCGTGGCGACAGGGGCCTATTCGTGCGGCAAGACAACGACGCTCCGTCACCTCGCGTCCACGCGGGGCTATCGCATCCACGGAGAGGCGCACCGGCGCGTGCTCGACGAGCTCGGCGCGCGCACCCACGGCCACGCGCCGGACGCGCCGTTTCGTCCGATCGACACGCCGGAGCACCTCTGTCCGATGTGCCGAAAGCGGGAGTTCGCCGCGCGGGTGCTGGAGACCCAGAAGGCGATCGAGGCGGACGCGCGGGAGGGAGACTGGCTGGAGCGCGGGTACCTCGATCCGGTCGAGTACTACCTGCGCACGAGCGGAGAGGCGGAGTATCCCTGGCCGGAAGGCGAGCCCGCGTTCGAGCGTTATGCGCTTGTGTTCCTGTTCGCCGTGATGCCAGAGCTCCAGGAGCCGCGCTGGGGCAAGAGCCGAGAGGCGCGCGCCGCCGAGGCGGAGCGGATCAACCGGCGGCTCGGCGCGCTCTACCGCGCGGCGGGCTTCGAGGTGATCGACGTCGCCCCTGGCACGGTGGAGGAGCGGGCGGAGTTCCTGGCGAGCCGCGCGCGGCTCATCGAGCGTGCTATCCTGCGCGCGAGCCCATGGTAG
- a CDS encoding class I SAM-dependent methyltransferase: MTPLLIPVPYIGRNLLFLEEVLDELESHGTPHLLLFRASEADKLARLLEHGTDRAGYPGERAWTDGPDQGRPIRHEDVIFATTEGEIRRGEREPERSTSLKKFAVIERPLFIAHDARCFVKLCDRQYEYRDPAQKRAALLALFPVNRAAPIQGWFSEEDGLSYRALVRPIRGGAMVEVGSWKGLSTAYVGRLAARNGVALHCVDTWGGSSDKYADRYRAMLAAEDVPGAFKANMAALGIQPDVLRMASTDAAARFADASLDLVFLDGSHDRAAVLADLEAWWPRLKPGAVLAGHDHNEDHAGVMEAVAHFMSRAGRAIERGAGSVWWARR; this comes from the coding sequence ATGACACCGCTCCTCATTCCCGTTCCTTACATCGGCCGGAACCTGCTCTTCCTCGAGGAGGTCCTGGACGAGCTCGAATCGCACGGCACTCCTCACCTTCTCCTGTTCCGCGCGAGCGAGGCGGACAAGCTGGCTCGCCTCCTCGAGCACGGCACCGACCGCGCCGGATACCCCGGAGAGAGGGCCTGGACCGACGGCCCGGATCAAGGGCGGCCGATCCGGCACGAAGACGTGATCTTCGCGACGACCGAAGGCGAGATCCGGAGAGGAGAGCGGGAGCCCGAGCGGTCCACGTCGCTCAAGAAATTCGCCGTGATCGAGCGGCCCCTGTTCATCGCGCACGACGCCCGCTGCTTCGTCAAGCTGTGCGACAGGCAGTACGAGTACCGCGATCCGGCGCAGAAGCGAGCAGCGCTGCTCGCGCTCTTCCCGGTGAACCGGGCCGCGCCCATCCAGGGCTGGTTCTCCGAGGAGGACGGCCTCTCCTACCGGGCGCTTGTGCGCCCCATCCGGGGAGGCGCGATGGTCGAGGTGGGCTCGTGGAAGGGGCTCTCCACGGCGTACGTCGGGCGGCTCGCCGCGAGAAACGGGGTTGCGCTCCATTGCGTCGACACCTGGGGAGGCTCGAGCGACAAGTACGCGGACAGGTATCGCGCCATGCTCGCCGCGGAGGACGTGCCCGGCGCGTTCAAGGCGAACATGGCGGCGCTCGGGATCCAGCCAGACGTCCTCCGGATGGCGTCCACGGACGCGGCGGCGCGCTTCGCGGACGCCAGTCTGGATCTCGTGTTCCTCGACGGCTCGCACGACCGCGCGGCCGTGCTCGCCGATCTCGAGGCCTGGTGGCCAAGGCTCAAGCCGGGCGCCGTCCTGGCCGGCCATGACCACAACGAGGATCACGCGGGCGTCATGGAGGCCGTCGCTCACTTCATGTCGCGTGCCGGACGGGCGATCGAGCGCGGCGCAGGCTCGGTGTGGTGGGCGCGGCGATAG
- a CDS encoding radical SAM protein: MSARPFREEWRRLKSRAFDLKGNSTAGDTVRFDLWGRPVEVYRNANFSIYSRQPCNAKCHFCVEELRPASRGRSLSVQKTVEDDDGRYFDAMAASLEALRPLDPTVSVTGGEPSHDPRLPRILALGQAHRGRKRTLTTNGSGLLQQREGKRVIDWIVDTGVQHLNISRAHPDHDRNARLMVMKDGLRADELRSVVAAATSGGTRVRLSCVLLDGQIDAVEPIVEYLRFARSLGVDNVIFRQLMKTDPTAVVENHVVKYSDRARVRLDPLLDALSADARFSFERQIVGYYYYVEVFRFEDMDVVFEEADLAQLEETKRSGPGIVHELIFHPNARLASTWQPWDGVLGPPPSMRASLATS, encoded by the coding sequence GTGAGCGCCCGTCCCTTCCGCGAGGAATGGCGCCGCCTGAAGAGCCGCGCCTTCGATCTCAAGGGCAACAGCACGGCCGGCGACACGGTGCGCTTCGACCTCTGGGGCCGGCCAGTCGAGGTCTATCGCAACGCGAACTTCTCCATCTACAGCCGTCAGCCCTGCAACGCGAAATGCCACTTCTGCGTCGAGGAGCTGAGGCCAGCGTCGCGCGGGCGCAGCCTGTCCGTGCAGAAGACCGTCGAGGACGACGATGGGCGCTATTTCGATGCCATGGCGGCGTCCCTGGAAGCGCTCCGGCCGCTCGATCCGACCGTCTCGGTGACCGGCGGGGAGCCGAGCCATGATCCGCGATTGCCCCGCATCCTCGCGCTCGGGCAGGCCCACCGGGGCCGCAAGCGGACGCTCACAACGAACGGCTCGGGGCTGCTCCAGCAACGCGAAGGAAAGCGGGTGATCGACTGGATCGTCGACACTGGCGTGCAGCACCTCAACATCAGCCGTGCCCACCCCGATCACGACAGGAACGCACGGCTGATGGTGATGAAGGACGGCCTGCGCGCCGACGAGCTCCGCAGCGTCGTGGCGGCGGCGACCTCGGGCGGCACCCGGGTGCGCCTCTCCTGCGTGCTCCTCGACGGGCAGATCGACGCGGTCGAGCCCATCGTGGAATACCTGCGCTTCGCCCGGTCGCTCGGCGTGGACAACGTGATCTTCCGGCAGCTGATGAAGACCGACCCGACCGCGGTGGTCGAGAACCACGTCGTCAAATACAGCGATCGCGCGCGCGTCCGCCTCGATCCGCTCCTCGACGCGCTGAGCGCCGACGCGCGGTTCTCGTTCGAGCGGCAGATCGTGGGCTATTACTACTATGTCGAGGTGTTCCGCTTCGAGGACATGGATGTCGTCTTCGAGGAGGCCGACCTCGCCCAGCTCGAGGAGACGAAGCGCTCGGGCCCGGGCATCGTCCACGAGCTCATCTTCCATCCCAACGCGAGGCTCGCCTCCACCTGGCAACCGTGGGACGGCGTCCTCGGCCCTCCCCCTTCGATGCGCGCCTCGCTGGCCACGTCATGA
- a CDS encoding radical SAM protein: MPTATRPQNATLTGTLPLDRPTAERPHRLYVATSNHCNRSCPWCCTCSSPRGQTFLALDRYRASFPAEGPFEVQLEGGEPTIHPHFDEMVRLARAEPRCARVVVVTNGVEIPRDPAGLDAWLQKLGEPATIKLSVNHHLLENDGGLLALACALRERLSALGGDRQLVLNVRLRKTEPDGDAWIVEAVRDAGLIELANVFHLQRYGFAQKRDDWDEPFLVGTHFTMLNPDGSAFGPDLVARSDAMRRLP, translated from the coding sequence ATGCCGACCGCGACGCGCCCCCAGAACGCCACGCTCACGGGCACGCTGCCGCTCGACCGCCCCACGGCGGAGCGGCCGCACCGGCTCTACGTGGCCACGTCGAACCACTGCAACCGCTCCTGCCCGTGGTGCTGCACCTGCTCGTCGCCTCGGGGGCAGACCTTCCTCGCCCTCGATCGCTACCGCGCGAGCTTTCCGGCCGAGGGCCCCTTCGAGGTGCAGCTCGAGGGCGGCGAGCCCACGATCCACCCGCACTTCGACGAGATGGTCCGCCTCGCCCGCGCCGAGCCCCGCTGCGCGCGCGTCGTCGTCGTGACCAACGGCGTCGAGATCCCGCGCGATCCGGCCGGGCTCGACGCCTGGCTCCAGAAGCTCGGCGAGCCCGCCACGATCAAGCTCTCGGTGAACCACCACCTCCTTGAGAACGACGGCGGCCTGCTTGCCCTCGCGTGCGCCCTGCGCGAGCGGCTCTCGGCGCTCGGCGGCGATCGCCAGCTCGTCCTGAACGTCCGGTTGCGCAAGACCGAGCCCGACGGCGATGCATGGATCGTCGAGGCAGTGCGCGACGCGGGGCTCATCGAGCTCGCCAACGTGTTCCACCTCCAGCGCTATGGCTTCGCGCAGAAGCGCGACGACTGGGACGAGCCCTTCCTCGTCGGAACCCATTTCACGATGCTCAACCCGGACGGCAGCGCCTTCGGCCCCGACCTCGTGGCGCGCTCAGATGCCATGAGGAGGCTGCCGTGA
- a CDS encoding SGNH/GDSL hydrolase family protein — protein MKRITSWPVVAGLVVIALGCGGGAGAGGAGEAGAGGAGEAGAGGGAGGTSDGGGTDGAAAGTGGTTSAAGTGGSLAGTGGGGDGGGAAAGGSGGDSGAQGGAGGGAGSTYRPCPTDGTACKIMPFGDSITDGYNGDTPGGYRVELFRLAHAAGKNITFVGSGSNGPSTVGGVAFPHNHEGHSGWTIAPAGGRSGISTLVSTVMPQYKPDIVLLMIGTNDAIDNYDMPNAPKRLGALIDSIYEQLPSVLIVVAAPVPSRGDASKGDDTALSARIKTYDDAIPAVVKARADAGRHIISVDMYTPFNPNKTTLLEDQWHPNLQGYVLLGEQWYAALQPLL, from the coding sequence ATGAAGAGGATCACATCTTGGCCGGTCGTGGCCGGGCTCGTCGTCATCGCTCTCGGCTGCGGCGGCGGCGCGGGCGCCGGCGGAGCGGGTGAAGCGGGCGCCGGCGGAGCGGGCGAAGCGGGCGCCGGCGGCGGCGCAGGCGGAACGAGCGACGGCGGCGGCACGGACGGCGCTGCCGCGGGCACCGGCGGAACGACCTCTGCGGCCGGCACCGGTGGATCGCTCGCGGGAACGGGCGGTGGCGGGGATGGCGGCGGCGCGGCGGCCGGCGGCAGCGGCGGCGATTCGGGCGCGCAGGGTGGCGCCGGCGGCGGCGCGGGCTCGACCTATCGGCCCTGCCCGACCGACGGTACGGCGTGCAAGATCATGCCGTTCGGCGACTCTATCACCGACGGATACAACGGGGACACGCCGGGCGGCTATCGCGTCGAGCTGTTCCGGCTCGCGCACGCGGCGGGCAAGAACATCACGTTCGTCGGTTCGGGATCGAACGGACCGAGCACCGTTGGCGGCGTGGCGTTCCCGCACAACCACGAGGGCCACAGCGGCTGGACGATCGCCCCCGCCGGCGGAAGGAGCGGCATCTCGACGCTGGTGTCGACCGTCATGCCGCAATACAAGCCCGATATCGTGCTCTTGATGATTGGAACCAACGACGCAATCGACAATTACGACATGCCCAACGCTCCCAAACGTCTGGGCGCGTTGATTGACAGCATCTACGAGCAGCTCCCCAGTGTTCTCATCGTGGTGGCCGCGCCCGTCCCGTCGCGCGGCGATGCGAGCAAGGGCGACGACACCGCGCTCAGCGCGCGCATCAAGACCTACGACGACGCCATTCCGGCGGTGGTGAAGGCCCGCGCGGACGCAGGCCGACACATCATCTCCGTCGACATGTACACGCCCTTCAATCCGAACAAGACCACGTTGCTCGAAGATCAGTGGCACCCCAACCTCCAGGGCTACGTGCTGCTGGGCGAGCAGTGGTACGCGGCGTTGCAGCCTCTGCTGTGA